A DNA window from Vigna angularis cultivar LongXiaoDou No.4 chromosome 1, ASM1680809v1, whole genome shotgun sequence contains the following coding sequences:
- the LOC108332621 gene encoding NADH-cytochrome b5 reductase-like protein — translation MAALLRRFARATPIPFAAQSNSSHSNLRLPFAAIAAISGGVSFLYYHSSPSLVHSQQTEQEESRNTALNPDKWIEFKLQDTARVSHNTQLFRFSFDPTQKLGLDIASCILTRAPLGQDAEGKPKFVVRPYTPISDPESKGYFDLLIKVYPEGKMSQHFASLKPGDVVEVKGPNEKLRYTPNMKKHIGMIAGGSGITPMLQVIEAILKNPDDKTQVSLLYANVSPDDILLKQKLDILATSHPNLKIFYTVDNPTKNWRGGAGYISKDMVVKGLPAPSDDTLILVCGPPGMMKQISGEKAKDWTQGEVSGILKEAGYTEQMVYKF, via the exons ATGGCTGCTCTCTTGAGAAGGTTTGCGAGAGCTACTCCGATACCGTTCGCTGCCCAATCCAACTCCTCTCACTCCAATCTCCGCCTTCCCTTCGCTGCTATCGCCGCCATTTCCGGCGGAGTCTCCTTCCTTTACTACCATTCCTCTCCCAGCCTC GTTCATTCGCAACAAACAGAACAAGAGGAAAGTAGAAATACCG cgCTCAACCCGGACAAATGGATCGAGTTTAAGTTGCAGGACACCGCCAGGGTTAGTCACAATACTCAGCTATTCAG GTTTTCGTTTGATCCCACTCAGAAATTGGGTCTGGATATTGCTTCTTGCATCCTTACAAG GGCTCCATTGGGACAAGATGCTGAAGGAAAACCAAAATTTGTTGTACGCCC GTATACTCCTATTTCAGATCCAGAATCGAAAGGATATTTTGACTTGCTAATCAAG GTGTATCCTGAAGGGAAGATGAGCCAGCATTTTGCAAGCTTAAAACCAGGTGATGTTGTTGAAGTGAAAGG GCCCAATGAAAAACTCAGATATACTCCTAATATGAAGAAGCATATTGGCATG ATTGCTGGAGGCTCAGGAATTACTCCTATGCTTCAGGTAATTGAAGCTATTTTGAAGAATCCTGACGACAAAACTCAG GTATCATTACTTTATGCTAATGTCTCCCCAGATGACATTCTGCTTAAACAAAAGCTTGACATTCTAGCAACAAGCCACCCAAACTTAAAG ATATTCTACACTGTTGATAATCCAACAAAAAATTGGAGAGGAGGTGCAGGTTACATATCAAAGGATATGGTTGTGAAAGGCTTACCTGCTCCTAGTGATGATACTCTTATACTG GTATGTGGACCTCCTGGGATGATGAAACAAATATCTGGAGAAAAGGCCAAGGACTGGACACAAGGAGAG GTTTCTGGCATCCTGAAAGAGGCTGGATACACTGAACAAATGGTTTACAAATTCTGA
- the LOC108334888 gene encoding uncharacterized protein LOC108334888 produces MVNRRLPFRGENIFIETGMLEMLERGILMSLQTLNHPPFLTGDAFRKRTQTRCRAKSNLSTGLQLSSEENGKYAEPGSSLMRCESSGSLLSQPNTVGVIGGVSVLSTLIFLEKLACWGSRNGRECPPFVVSSDSVLSKVLSFRGPLPSARSRIDRIKLNQDLVIENLRCKRNFLQQSGARGLAMPCHLSHAWHSEISEDSSLPFLHVGDCVAMELKNAKLKPIHAAYTVRIGLLTTDSAFVASYYQDKLQSQGFEVVLLDKATEEHVLVPAMEALYRKDIEGARNLLRIAIHVLLVRAVNLVLLASDDLLGVLPHNDPLLRKCIDPMDALARSIIHWAETTAKVHKKL; encoded by the exons ATGGTAAATAGACGCTTGCCATTTAGAggagaaaatattttcatagaAACTGGGATGCTAGAGATGCTAGAGAGGGGCATATTGATGTCTCTGCAGACACTAAATCACCCTCCATTTCTTACTGGTGATGCCTTTAGAAAGAGGACTCAGACTCGGTGCAGAGCGAAATCAAATTTAAGCACAGGTTTACAGTTATCTTCTGAAGAGAATGGAAAATATGCAGAGCCAGGTAGTTCCCTTATGAGATGTGAAAGCTCTGGTTCTCTGCTAAGCCAACCGAACACTGTTGGTGTTATAGGAGGAGTGTCAGTTCTATCAACTCTGATTTTCTTGGAGAAGCTTGCTTGTTGGGGTTCAAGAAATGGTAGGGAATGCCCACCTTTCGTTGTTTCCAGTGATTCTGTGCTAAGCAAAGTGCTTTCGTTTCGTGGTCCTCTCCCTTCTGCAAGAAGCAGAATCGATCGTATCAAATTGAATCAGGACCTTGTGATTGAGAATTTGAGATGCAAAAGGAATTTTCTTCAGCAGTCTGGAGCTCGGGGATTGGCCATGCCTTGCCATCTCTCACATGCGTGGCACAGTGAAATTTCTGAGGATAGTTCCCTACCCTTTCTTCATGTTGGTGATTGTGTGGCCATGGAACTCAAGAACGCCAAGTTGAAACCAATCCATGCTGCTTATACTGTGAGGATTGGACTGCTGACTACGGATTCCGCTTTTGTAGCTAGTTATTACCAGGACAAGCTTCAAAGTCAG GGATTTGAAGTAGTGTTGCTAGATAAGGCTACCGAGGAGCATGTATTGGTTCCTGCAATGGAAGCATTGTACAGAAAGGACATCGAAGGGGCAAGGAATTTATTGAGAATTGCAATCCATGTTCTTTTGGTTAGGGCAGTGAACCTGGTGCTTCTGGCATCTGATGATTTGCTGGGGGTTCTCCCTCACAATGATCCTCTTCTCAGGAAATGTATAGACCCCATGGATGCTTTGGCAAGGTCAATTATACATTGGGCAGAAACAACGGCAAAGGTGCACAAGAAATTATAG